In the genome of Cronobacter malonaticus LMG 23826, one region contains:
- the tar gene encoding methyl-accepting chemotaxis protein II gives MLNRIRVVSLLMMVLVVFALLQFISGGMFFSSLNENQQSFAASHQLRLQQAQLNQSWNLLLQTRINLSRSAARMMMNANNQQSSAKTDLLNTAKKVLAEADTHFNAFKGVTVDVPEINAAAGDVEQSYRDYFQALSELVQYLETGNMDAYFAQATQGKQNALEKAVMRYDDVNVRLAQQAWDESRSDFRVAQWQTGILAVLVVLVIALVWYGIRHVLLTPLAGVIHHIREIAAGNLTETITVTGRNEITELSASVQHMQQALIQTVSSVREGTDAIYSGTSEIAAGNTDLSSRTEEQASALEQTAASMEELTATVKQNAENARQASQLALSASETAQRGGKVVDGVVNTMHDIAASSKKISDITSVIDGIAFQTNILALNAAVEAARAGEQGRGFAVVAGEVRNLASRSAQAAKEIKALIEDSVSRVDSGSVLVESAGETMQEIVGAVTRVTDIMGEIASASDEQSRGIDQVALAVSEMDRVTQQNASLVQQSAAAASALEDQASRLSQAVAAFRLASARASAPRREPVAAPVSASPALAVASKPAVAGQDNWETF, from the coding sequence ATGTTGAATCGTATCCGCGTTGTCTCACTGCTGATGATGGTGCTGGTGGTCTTCGCACTGCTGCAATTCATTTCCGGTGGGATGTTTTTCTCGTCACTGAATGAAAACCAGCAGAGCTTCGCCGCGTCGCACCAGCTGCGACTGCAACAGGCGCAGCTCAACCAGTCGTGGAATCTGCTGCTGCAAACCCGCATCAACTTAAGCCGTTCTGCGGCGCGGATGATGATGAATGCGAACAACCAGCAGAGCAGCGCCAAAACCGATCTGCTCAACACGGCGAAAAAAGTGCTGGCTGAAGCGGATACCCACTTCAACGCCTTTAAAGGCGTGACGGTGGATGTACCGGAAATTAACGCCGCCGCGGGCGATGTCGAGCAGAGCTATCGCGATTACTTCCAGGCGCTGAGCGAACTGGTGCAGTACCTGGAAACCGGCAACATGGATGCCTACTTCGCACAGGCGACCCAGGGCAAACAGAACGCGCTGGAAAAAGCTGTGATGCGCTATGACGACGTCAACGTGCGTCTGGCGCAGCAGGCCTGGGACGAGAGCCGCAGCGATTTCCGTGTGGCCCAGTGGCAGACAGGCATTCTGGCGGTCCTGGTGGTGCTGGTCATCGCCCTGGTGTGGTACGGCATCCGCCACGTGCTGCTGACGCCGCTCGCGGGCGTTATCCACCACATTCGTGAAATTGCGGCCGGCAACCTGACTGAAACCATTACGGTCACCGGGCGTAACGAGATAACGGAGCTTTCCGCGAGCGTTCAGCACATGCAGCAGGCGCTGATCCAGACGGTAAGCAGCGTGCGTGAAGGCACCGATGCCATCTACAGCGGCACCAGCGAAATCGCCGCGGGTAATACCGATCTCTCTTCACGTACTGAAGAGCAGGCCTCCGCGCTGGAGCAGACGGCTGCCAGCATGGAAGAACTGACCGCGACCGTGAAGCAGAACGCCGAGAACGCCCGTCAGGCATCGCAGCTGGCACTGAGCGCGTCGGAAACCGCGCAGCGCGGCGGCAAAGTGGTGGATGGCGTGGTCAACACCATGCATGACATCGCCGCCAGCTCGAAAAAGATTTCAGACATTACCAGCGTCATTGATGGCATCGCCTTCCAGACCAACATCCTCGCGCTGAACGCCGCGGTGGAAGCGGCGCGGGCAGGGGAGCAGGGCCGCGGATTTGCGGTAGTGGCGGGCGAAGTGCGCAACCTCGCCAGCCGCAGCGCCCAGGCGGCCAAAGAGATTAAGGCGTTGATTGAAGATTCCGTTTCGCGCGTCGATTCCGGCTCGGTGCTGGTAGAAAGCGCGGGCGAAACGATGCAGGAGATTGTCGGGGCGGTAACGCGCGTGACCGACATCATGGGCGAGATTGCCTCTGCGTCCGACGAACAGAGCCGTGGCATCGATCAGGTGGCGCTGGCGGTCTCCGAGATGGATCGCGTTACGCAGCAGAACGCCTCGCTGGTACAGCAATCCGCGGCCGCCGCGAGCGCGCTGGAAGATCAGGCAAGCCGTCTGTCGCAGGCCGTCGCCGCCTTCCGCCTTGCCAGTGCGCGAGCCAGCGCACCGCGTAGAGAACCCGTGGCCGCGCCAGTGAGCGCAAGCCCCGCGCTCGCGGTGGCAAGCAAACCTGCTGTCGCAGGCCAGGATAACTGGGAAACATTCTGA
- a CDS encoding fimbria/pilus outer membrane usher protein yields the protein MAGRRPVSRRGVIISLLCVVSPAVNALDGDDALPPPPDAQAIDRQAVFHLSLVVNYYDTGLVVPVTRRGGAMWVSSADLQRAGLPGDKLPQGEVNVDTLPQVKSRYDSTGQRLLLTVPTDWVPARTVALGEQERRVRPRASNGAVLNYDFYASDTNHGLRQASLWHEMRLFGDAGSFSSTGALREVFRGYPGQNEGYMRYDTMFNSTNDDSAWSWSLGDVISDSLSWSNSVRMGGVSVGRDFSLRPDLITYPLPAFSGEAAVPTTVDVFINGYRSGSTDLAPGPFTLTNLPYINGSGDAVLVTTDALGRQVSTTLPFYVASELLKPGLSDGSFSAGALRRNYGVKNFDYGPAAASGSWRYGVTDFWTLETHGEAAEKLKLGGVGSLVKLGRFGVVNGAGSWSKMRDNSGQQWNWGYQYNTAGFSISAQQTRRTRGFGNLALYDQPVRYDQYQQPIITLSRSSAQYALTLNMGAAGSIGAAWIDVQSFNRDQTRLLNLSWNKTLWNSSLYLAASHDYDARDWTFALSLQIPLGEQSSVALSAETTPESGSTQRVNFNRAMPSDGGFSWNLAYANQSRDDNYQQATLGWRNNHIETQGGIYGQTKNLTRWGEATGSLVTMDGELFAANQINDAFAVVSTQGQPGVTVNFENQPIGETDEEGYLLVSGVTSYYPATYSIDALNLPADTRIRETERRLALRRNSGYLVTFPMEQERVASVILHDENGQPLPVSSQVLRDDRPTAVVGYDGIAWLEDIGQVNPLRVTKPDGTTCHVTLTVGAARSHRLETYGPLICREVTP from the coding sequence ATGGCAGGCCGCCGCCCGGTGAGTCGTCGGGGGGTGATCATCAGCCTGCTGTGTGTCGTCTCTCCCGCCGTTAACGCGCTCGACGGGGACGACGCGCTTCCGCCGCCGCCGGACGCGCAGGCTATCGACCGCCAGGCGGTGTTTCATCTGTCGCTGGTGGTGAACTATTACGATACCGGGCTGGTCGTGCCGGTGACGCGGCGCGGCGGCGCGATGTGGGTTTCATCGGCGGATCTCCAGCGCGCCGGGCTGCCGGGGGATAAACTCCCGCAGGGGGAGGTGAATGTCGATACGCTCCCGCAGGTGAAAAGCCGCTACGACAGCACCGGGCAGCGGCTGTTGCTGACGGTGCCCACCGACTGGGTGCCCGCGCGTACCGTGGCGCTCGGCGAGCAGGAGCGGCGGGTGCGCCCGCGCGCCAGCAACGGCGCGGTGCTTAACTACGATTTTTACGCCAGCGACACCAATCACGGCCTGCGCCAGGCGTCGCTCTGGCACGAGATGCGGCTGTTTGGCGACGCGGGTTCGTTTTCGTCAACCGGGGCATTACGGGAAGTGTTTCGCGGTTATCCTGGCCAGAATGAAGGCTATATGCGCTACGACACCATGTTTAACAGCACCAACGACGACAGCGCCTGGAGCTGGTCGCTGGGCGATGTTATCAGCGACAGCCTGAGCTGGAGCAACAGCGTGCGCATGGGCGGCGTTTCCGTGGGTCGCGACTTCTCGCTGCGTCCCGATCTCATCACCTATCCGCTGCCGGCGTTCTCCGGCGAGGCGGCGGTGCCGACCACCGTCGATGTGTTTATCAACGGCTACCGCTCCGGCTCGACAGACCTCGCCCCCGGCCCGTTTACGCTCACCAATCTGCCCTACATTAACGGCTCCGGCGACGCGGTGCTGGTCACCACCGACGCCCTGGGCCGCCAGGTTTCCACCACGCTTCCCTTTTACGTGGCAAGCGAACTGCTGAAACCGGGCTTAAGCGACGGCTCGTTCAGCGCGGGCGCGCTGCGCCGCAACTACGGCGTGAAAAATTTTGATTACGGCCCGGCGGCGGCAAGCGGCTCCTGGCGCTACGGGGTGACGGATTTCTGGACGCTGGAAACCCACGGCGAAGCGGCGGAAAAACTCAAGCTTGGCGGCGTCGGCTCGCTGGTGAAGCTCGGGCGCTTCGGCGTGGTCAACGGCGCGGGAAGCTGGAGCAAAATGCGCGATAACAGCGGGCAGCAGTGGAACTGGGGTTATCAGTACAACACCGCGGGATTTAGCATTTCGGCGCAGCAGACCCGCCGCACCCGCGGGTTCGGCAATCTGGCGCTCTACGATCAGCCCGTGCGCTACGATCAGTATCAGCAGCCCATCATCACGTTAAGCCGCTCCAGCGCGCAGTATGCGCTGACGCTCAATATGGGTGCGGCGGGCAGTATTGGCGCGGCCTGGATAGATGTGCAGTCTTTCAACCGCGATCAGACGCGTCTGCTCAACCTCTCCTGGAATAAAACGCTCTGGAACAGCAGTCTCTATCTTGCCGCGAGCCACGATTACGACGCGCGCGACTGGACGTTCGCGCTCTCATTGCAAATTCCGCTCGGCGAGCAAAGCTCAGTCGCGCTCAGCGCCGAGACCACGCCGGAAAGCGGCTCGACGCAGCGCGTCAACTTTAACCGCGCGATGCCGAGCGATGGCGGCTTTAGCTGGAACCTGGCCTACGCGAATCAGTCGCGTGATGACAACTATCAGCAGGCGACGCTCGGCTGGCGCAATAACCATATTGAGACGCAGGGCGGCATTTACGGCCAGACGAAAAACCTGACGCGCTGGGGCGAGGCTACCGGCTCGCTGGTGACGATGGATGGCGAGCTGTTCGCGGCTAATCAGATTAACGACGCCTTCGCCGTGGTGAGCACGCAGGGGCAGCCGGGCGTGACGGTGAACTTTGAGAACCAGCCGATAGGGGAGACTGACGAAGAGGGCTATCTGCTGGTCAGCGGCGTGACCTCTTATTACCCGGCCACCTATAGCATCGATGCGCTGAATCTGCCCGCTGATACCCGTATCCGTGAAACCGAACGGCGTCTGGCGCTACGGCGCAACAGCGGTTATCTGGTGACGTTCCCCATGGAGCAGGAGCGGGTCGCAAGCGTCATCCTGCATGATGAAAATGGCCAGCCGCTGCCGGTATCAAGCCAGGTGTTGCGCGATGACCGTCCCACGGCCGTCGTGGGCTACGACGGGATCGCATGGCTTGAAGATATCGGTCAGGTCAACCCGCTGCGCGTCACGAAGCCCGATGGCACTACATGCCACGTTACGCTGACGGTCGGCGCCGCCCGTTCGCACCGCCTGGAAACCTATGGTCCGCTCATTTGTCGCGAGGTTACGCCATGA
- the cheW gene encoding chemotaxis protein CheW: protein MTGMSNVTKLAGEPSGQEFLVFTLGDEEYGIDILKVQEIRGYDQVTRIANTPSFIKGVTNLRGVIVPIVDLRVKFEQGDVEYNENTVVIVLNFGQRVVGIVVDGVSDVLSLTAEQIRPAPEFAVTLSTEYLTGLGAIGERMLILVHIEKLLNSEEMELIDSATARVA, encoded by the coding sequence ATGACCGGTATGAGCAACGTCACTAAACTGGCCGGCGAGCCGTCTGGCCAGGAGTTCCTGGTATTCACCCTGGGCGACGAAGAATATGGTATCGATATTCTGAAAGTGCAGGAGATCCGCGGTTACGATCAGGTAACCCGTATCGCCAACACGCCGTCTTTCATTAAAGGCGTCACCAACCTGCGCGGTGTTATCGTGCCTATCGTTGACCTGCGCGTGAAGTTTGAGCAGGGCGATGTGGAATATAATGAAAACACCGTGGTTATCGTTCTGAATTTCGGTCAGCGCGTGGTCGGCATCGTGGTGGACGGCGTCTCTGACGTGCTGTCGCTGACTGCCGAGCAGATCCGCCCGGCACCGGAATTCGCTGTGACGCTCTCCACAGAATACCTGACTGGCCTCGGCGCTATTGGCGAACGCATGCTGATTCTGGTACACATTGAGAAGCTGCTCAACAGCGAAGAGATGGAGCTGATTGACAGCGCAACCGCCCGCGTGGCGTGA
- a CDS encoding Csu type fimbrial protein yields the protein MRRILWGTAGMLTVCCNNVQAVTTQSFQVSATIAAGCSVTTGTGGVMGSLNFGTHTGVESSRVSTSFVPSSSLLLACTPGVALSMSINGGQNYGSSVRNMVRGGGTERVPYRLYTSSSLNAASEIGVNQAVSITYSNSNNISLPLFGAAQLTGFSPAGSYTDTLTVTLSW from the coding sequence GTGCGGCGCATTCTGTGGGGAACGGCTGGCATGTTAACGGTGTGCTGCAACAACGTGCAGGCCGTGACCACGCAGTCGTTTCAGGTGAGCGCCACTATCGCTGCCGGCTGTTCCGTCACGACCGGCACAGGCGGCGTCATGGGATCGCTCAACTTCGGCACCCATACCGGCGTGGAAAGTTCGCGCGTCAGCACCAGCTTCGTGCCATCTTCCTCATTATTGCTCGCCTGCACGCCGGGCGTGGCGCTCAGCATGAGCATCAACGGCGGCCAGAACTACGGCTCGTCTGTGCGCAATATGGTGCGCGGCGGCGGTACTGAACGGGTGCCGTATCGTCTCTATACGTCCAGCTCGCTCAATGCGGCGAGTGAAATTGGCGTCAACCAGGCGGTTTCCATCACGTACAGCAACAGTAACAACATTTCGCTGCCTCTCTTTGGCGCAGCGCAGCTCACGGGCTTTAGCCCCGCCGGCAGCTATACCGACACGCTGACGGTGACATTATCATGGTGA
- a CDS encoding fimbrial biogenesis chaperone yields MMQCATSLRRLGLAAAFWLAAGNAWSAGNMLIWPIDPYLAPGDNAAELWIQNQGATPMTMQVRIVRWRQEGGNERYQQQQDVVASPPIVRIDGGKKQLIRLISQAQVPTGVEQAYRIVVDEIPQPTEPGKPQLGLKLQMRYSIPLFAYGQGVATERAGAHHAYLQPENLSWRVVRDNGKPAIEIANRDQIHARISKVTIQQGGKSHVLAEGLLGYVLPGQTRVFPLPAGMPQPTQLSASVNAREGTWQAAAR; encoded by the coding sequence ATGATGCAGTGCGCAACGTCTCTCAGGCGGCTCGGACTGGCCGCCGCGTTTTGGCTGGCCGCAGGCAACGCCTGGTCCGCCGGTAATATGCTTATCTGGCCCATCGATCCTTACCTCGCGCCCGGCGACAACGCGGCGGAATTATGGATACAGAATCAGGGCGCCACGCCGATGACCATGCAGGTGCGCATTGTGCGCTGGCGGCAGGAGGGCGGCAACGAGCGCTATCAGCAGCAGCAGGATGTGGTGGCAAGCCCGCCGATTGTGCGCATTGATGGCGGTAAAAAGCAGCTTATTCGCCTGATAAGTCAGGCCCAGGTGCCCACTGGCGTCGAGCAGGCTTACCGCATTGTGGTTGATGAAATCCCACAGCCCACCGAGCCTGGCAAACCGCAGCTCGGCCTGAAACTGCAAATGCGCTATTCGATTCCGCTTTTCGCGTACGGCCAGGGCGTCGCCACCGAGCGCGCGGGCGCGCATCACGCGTATTTACAGCCGGAGAACCTCTCCTGGCGCGTGGTCCGGGATAACGGCAAACCCGCGATTGAAATCGCCAACCGGGATCAGATCCACGCACGCATCAGTAAAGTGACGATACAGCAGGGCGGCAAGTCGCACGTGCTGGCGGAAGGATTACTGGGCTATGTGTTGCCGGGCCAGACTCGCGTCTTCCCGCTGCCCGCCGGTATGCCGCAGCCCACACAGCTTAGCGCCTCCGTCAACGCCCGCGAGGGGACATGGCAGGCCGCCGCCCGGTGA
- the cheR gene encoding protein-glutamate O-methyltransferase CheR has product MTSSMPAGQTSLLVQMTQRLALSDTHFRRICQLIYQRAGIVLAEHKRDMVYNRLVRRLRTLGLDDFGRYLSMLEANANSAEWQAFINSLTTNLTAFFREAHHFPVLAEHARKRSGEYRVWSAAASTGEEPYSIAITLADTLGTAPGRWKVYGTDIDTEVLQKAQSGIYRQEELKTLSPQQMQRYFMRGTGPHQGLVRVRNELANQIEFASLNLLDKQYNVPGPFDAIFCRNVMIYFDKETQQEILKRFVPLLKPGGLLFAGHSENFSNLSREFSLRGQTVYALSKEKE; this is encoded by the coding sequence ATGACATCATCCATGCCTGCTGGGCAAACGTCATTATTAGTACAGATGACACAGCGCCTCGCGCTGTCCGACACCCACTTCCGTCGGATATGTCAATTGATATACCAGCGCGCCGGGATCGTGCTGGCTGAACATAAGCGGGACATGGTCTACAACCGTCTGGTTCGACGTCTGCGCACGCTTGGGCTGGATGATTTTGGACGCTATCTCAGCATGCTGGAGGCCAACGCCAACAGCGCCGAGTGGCAGGCGTTTATCAACTCGCTGACCACGAACCTGACGGCGTTTTTCCGTGAAGCGCACCACTTTCCGGTGCTGGCGGAGCACGCGCGTAAGCGTTCGGGCGAATACCGCGTCTGGAGCGCCGCGGCATCGACCGGCGAGGAGCCTTACTCCATCGCCATTACGCTCGCCGATACGCTAGGCACCGCGCCGGGCCGCTGGAAAGTCTACGGCACGGATATCGATACCGAAGTGCTGCAAAAGGCGCAGAGCGGAATTTACCGGCAGGAGGAGCTGAAAACCCTCTCGCCGCAGCAGATGCAACGCTATTTTATGCGCGGCACCGGGCCTCACCAGGGGCTGGTGCGCGTGCGTAACGAACTGGCGAACCAGATTGAGTTCGCCTCGCTGAACCTGCTTGATAAGCAGTACAACGTACCAGGGCCATTTGACGCGATTTTCTGCCGCAACGTGATGATTTATTTCGATAAAGAAACACAGCAGGAGATCCTCAAACGCTTTGTTCCGCTGCTGAAGCCGGGCGGTCTGCTGTTTGCGGGCCACTCAGAAAACTTCAGTAACCTCAGTCGGGAGTTCTCGCTGCGCGGTCAGA
- a CDS encoding Csu type fimbrial protein: MKTRLLAVIFGAGMMLGAPTSYAVTSSGTIGATLTLTNGCLINGSPSQNGINFGTLNFGTSPATFSTLTTQLTGAGGGNTFSIQCTTPEYTVQITGSTNQAPGTVVGTPGTPGRYLVNTTNTAQGVAYSLYSDSAFQNVIANNASIPAASTTGGVSNYTIYGRIQGGGNSVTVVPGTYTDTINVSVTY; encoded by the coding sequence ATGAAAACACGTCTGTTAGCGGTTATCTTCGGTGCCGGTATGATGCTGGGCGCGCCGACAAGCTACGCGGTCACCAGTAGCGGGACCATTGGCGCAACCTTAACACTGACTAATGGTTGCCTGATTAACGGCTCGCCGAGCCAGAACGGGATCAACTTCGGTACCCTGAACTTCGGCACCAGCCCGGCTACGTTCTCCACGCTGACCACCCAGTTAACCGGCGCAGGCGGCGGCAATACCTTCTCTATTCAGTGCACCACGCCGGAATACACCGTGCAGATTACGGGCAGCACCAACCAGGCGCCGGGCACCGTCGTCGGCACGCCAGGCACGCCGGGGCGTTATCTGGTAAATACCACCAACACCGCGCAGGGCGTGGCGTACAGCCTCTACAGCGACAGCGCCTTCCAGAACGTTATTGCCAATAACGCCTCTATTCCCGCGGCCTCGACCACCGGCGGGGTGAGCAACTACACCATCTATGGCCGTATTCAGGGCGGCGGTAACAGCGTGACCGTCGTACCAGGCACCTACACCGACACCATTAACGTCAGCGTCACCTACTAA
- a CDS encoding Csu type fimbrial protein, translated as MIRLLLVIILSVASLPALADCRVSGTGAAYGSQTSFVINSTVQTTTATLTLDCDSVLNVLNNDFVTLTLTGATTTAGTRATLGRSGDTTDRIPLQVCAQSGCPSGSELAINGSYRWTGQSLLNLLTSKRYTFPIYIRTLQGQNVAAGAYQVTLSFSVNYSICAVGVAVCLTPQNGTSTFTSLVTLTVTNDCSTITAPNLNFASAPLVKDFAPVSQTIAITCTKGSTYTVGINNGNYAVGSVRNMASGTNRLSYEIYKGSTANRWGVSGTERWASDTPTQVSTDGLLKSYQYTARILTTQNTPPAGNYTDTLVVDVAF; from the coding sequence ATGATCCGTCTGCTGCTGGTCATTATCCTTTCTGTGGCAAGCCTGCCTGCGCTCGCGGACTGCCGCGTCAGCGGCACCGGCGCGGCCTACGGCAGCCAGACGTCATTTGTGATTAACAGCACCGTCCAGACCACGACGGCGACGCTGACGCTGGACTGCGACTCGGTGTTGAACGTGCTCAATAATGACTTCGTGACCCTGACGCTGACCGGTGCCACCACAACCGCCGGCACCCGCGCCACGCTTGGGCGTAGCGGCGACACCACCGATCGTATACCGCTTCAGGTGTGCGCGCAGAGCGGCTGTCCGTCCGGCAGCGAACTGGCCATCAACGGCAGCTATCGCTGGACCGGGCAGTCGCTGCTGAATCTGTTAACCAGTAAACGTTACACCTTTCCGATTTACATCCGCACTTTGCAGGGGCAGAACGTCGCCGCGGGCGCGTATCAGGTAACACTGAGTTTCAGCGTCAACTACAGCATATGCGCGGTGGGCGTGGCGGTCTGCCTGACGCCGCAGAACGGCACGTCAACCTTCACAAGCCTCGTGACGCTCACCGTCACTAACGATTGCAGCACCATCACCGCGCCGAACCTGAACTTCGCCAGCGCGCCGCTGGTGAAAGACTTCGCGCCGGTCTCGCAAACCATCGCTATTACCTGTACCAAAGGCAGCACCTACACCGTGGGGATCAACAACGGCAACTACGCCGTCGGCAGCGTGCGCAACATGGCGAGCGGGACCAACCGGCTCAGCTATGAGATTTACAAAGGCAGCACCGCGAACCGCTGGGGCGTCAGCGGCACCGAACGCTGGGCCAGCGATACGCCCACGCAGGTCAGCACCGACGGCCTGCTGAAATCCTATCAATACACGGCGCGTATCCTCACCACCCAGAACACGCCGCCCGCCGGGAATTACACCGATACGCTGGTGGTGGACGTCGCCTTCTGA